CCGACGATGGGCGTGCCGGGATCGGGCTCGGCGTCGGGCGGGATGTATGGGAATTTGTTGGGGGGCAACACGTTCAGCCCGTTGGTTACCGGCGTGTCGTAGGGCACCGGCGGACCGCGCCACGGGTTGCGGCCGACGGGAACGTAGCCCTTCGGGTCGCGGCAGAGCTGAACGGTCGGCGCCCGTTTGCCCGGGAACTCCTGGCACGGATAATTGCGGGCGCCGCGCACGGTGCTGGGGTCGTTCTGCGCGACCTTGCAGTACATGTCCTTCGGGAGCTCGCGCAGCGTCTCGTCGGCCGGCGTGCGCATCAACGGCGGCGGCAGGAATCCGACGGCGCACGGCGGCGGGTCGTTGAGGTCCAGCTTGAAGTCGAGCTTGGCTCCCTCGTCCTGGGGTGAGCCGCCGGCGGCCGTGGTGATCGCGGCGAACAGCGCGGGCAGCACCACCAACAGCTGCTCGATCGATTTGTGATAGATGACGCCCACCCGGCCCAGGTTGGCCAGGCTGGCCGCCAACGCCGGGAACGAGGGACGTATGCCGGAGAACGCGGTGCTGGCCTCGTCGGTCGCGCCCGGGGCGGTTGCCAGCGTCGAACGCAGCTCCGGGTCGGCCTGACGCACCTCGGAGGTGAGGCGCGCCAGCCCGTCGGACAGCGACTTGATGTCGGCGCCTGCGCGAATCTGTGCTTGCAGGAACGGGCCGGCCTGGTCGATCAACTGGGAGACCTGCGGGTAGTTGGCATTGGCCTCGTCCACCAACAGCCGGGCGGACTCGAACAGCCGGGCCAGCTCGGGGCCCGACCCGTTGGTCGCGATGAACGTCTCGTGTAGCAGCTCGCGCAGCCGGGTGTCGCCCAGGCTGTTGGTCAGCGCCTCCGCCCGCTTCAGCAGGTCGGCGACGTCCTGGCCGATCCGGGTGTTCTGCCGCTCGATCCGAAAGCCGTTGCGCAGCTTGGTTGCTGCCGGTGTGCCCGATGGCACCAGGTCGATGTACTGCTCACCGACCGCCGACACGCTCTTGACGGTGGCCGTGACATTCGACGGGATGGGCGTCCCGCTGTTCAGCCGCATCTCGGCGGTGACACCGTTGGGGTTGAGCCCCACGGACTCCACCCGGCCGACCGCGACGCCGCGATAGGTGACGTTGGCGTTCTTGTACAGGCCGCCGCCGGCGACGAAATCGGCGGTCCCGGCGTACGTTCCGAGTCCGAACGTTGACGGCAGTCGCAGGTAGAACACCGCCATCACGGTCAGAGTGATGGCCGTGATCACCGCGAATATCCACAGCTGGATCCTGGTGAGTTTGTCGTGCATCTGCGTCCGCCCCCTATTGTCCTGAAGCCGTGCCGGGCGGAATCTTGAACGGGTCGGCCGCCTGTCCGGACAGGTTGGCCAATTCGCCGACCAAGAAATCGGGCGGGTTGAGAATCTCGTTCATATGGGCCATGTTCGGGTCGAAATACGCCGTGGTGAAGAACGTTTCACCCAGCCGGCGCAGCGTGAGGTCGAAGGTGCTGAACACGTTGAGGTAGTCGCCGCGCACCGCATTCTTGATGCCGAAGTTGGGGAAGGGGAAGGTCAGCAGCAGCTGCAACGACGTCACGAAGTTCTTCCGGTTGTCGTTGAGCGCCTTGGCGGCCGCGTAGAGGTCCTTGAGGTCGGCGGCGAAGTCCACCTTCGTTTTGGCCAGCACGTTTGATGTGACCATCGCCAGCTTCTTGAGAGCGGCGAACGCCTCGACGATGTGGTCGCGGTTCTTGTTCAGTACCCGAATCGCGTCGGGCAGCGTGTCCA
This genomic interval from Mycobacterium sp. SMC-2 contains the following:
- a CDS encoding virulence factor Mce family protein, which encodes MHDKLTRIQLWIFAVITAITLTVMAVFYLRLPSTFGLGTYAGTADFVAGGGLYKNANVTYRGVAVGRVESVGLNPNGVTAEMRLNSGTPIPSNVTATVKSVSAVGEQYIDLVPSGTPAATKLRNGFRIERQNTRIGQDVADLLKRAEALTNSLGDTRLRELLHETFIATNGSGPELARLFESARLLVDEANANYPQVSQLIDQAGPFLQAQIRAGADIKSLSDGLARLTSEVRQADPELRSTLATAPGATDEASTAFSGIRPSFPALAASLANLGRVGVIYHKSIEQLLVVLPALFAAITTAAGGSPQDEGAKLDFKLDLNDPPPCAVGFLPPPLMRTPADETLRELPKDMYCKVAQNDPSTVRGARNYPCQEFPGKRAPTVQLCRDPKGYVPVGRNPWRGPPVPYDTPVTNGLNVLPPNKFPYIPPDAEPDPGTPIVGPPPPGVVPGPGPLPNQPAYDPPPPNNNGPPPPFTSWQPPGVPPVPPQLPYPKWLPPPPAPEGISPPPAGPGPEKPWGPPPGPQPQASGPAYATYDEKTGAFKDPAGGTGIFAAGASGASGAENWVDLMLDPRPM